In Leptospira levettii, the genomic window AGAAGCAAGACTGGCAGAACTCGACAAAATGATCGAAGAAATCCAAAAAGAGGAAACCAAATGAATGTAGAACACTTACGTAAATACATTACCGAAGTTCGCATCGACCATTTTGCCCAAGGAACAAAAGTATTTTCGGAAGGGGAAGAATGTAATGGTAAAATGTATTTTGTTTTTTCTGGATTGTTACAGGTTTACAAACGGAAAGCGACTGGCGAAGAACAATATATAAGAGATATCAAACCTGGAGAATTTTTTGGTGAGATGGCACTTGTATTCCCTTCTCCAAGAGCTGCATCCATTGTAGCAGCGGCAGAGGATACAAAAGTGGGAATCATCACAAAAGATATTTTTATGGGTATGGGGAAAGAAAGCCCTGGCTTTTTATCCGTCATCCTTCATAGTATCATCAATCGACTAACAGCCGTAGAAGATTCAATCTCTGAAAAACAAAAAGAATTGCATATTCTAATCAATGGAATCCACCAAAAAGAGGGAGAAACAACGAACACAGAAACTGTCACAAAGACTGAGGACAACACACAGGATTCTGAACCAGTTGTAGCTGAAACAGAAGAGAACTAAAGACTTAAGTTCTCCTGTTTCAAAACCCAAACTTCAAAAATAAGTTGACTAAACTTAAAAAAAGCAGTTTCCTTTTCGGGTGACATTTCGGTTCTTCAATTACCCTATTCCAGTTTTACTTGTAACTCTTGGTTTTTTTGCCGTACCATTTGTTATATTTTTTGCCATTGCGTCCCTTTACGATTTGGACTTCGATCATGTGGGAATGATCCTCACGCGGATCCAACCATGGCAGTATGTTTTTTCGTTTTTAAGTGCTATCATTGCTTATGGCCTGATCACTAAAAAAAAATTTGGTTATTACCTATTCCTTTGTTTCACCTTCCTCATCCTCACATATAATTTCTGGATGGTTTTATCTGTTTCTCTTGGGAAAAAATTCTTCCTTGCAGGCATTCGTATCAAAACAGACGACATTGTTTGGAATATGGGAATCACAACGATTCTTCTTGCGATTGCCTTCTATTTTTTGAGAAGGGAAATTGCAGCTCCTTATTTAAGTTCCACAAGACGGGGATGGCGCACAAAATACCGAGAAACACATCCCATTCCTTTCCATTGGACCAATGCAGATGGAGAAAGAGAAGGAGACGGACTCACCATCAATATTTCCAAAAATGGCGTATTACTGCCGTTAACCAAACATCATTTTTTAAACCCTGGTGATCCAATTAACCTTCTTTTAAAGTTGGAAAAAGAAAATAGAGAACCAGCTTCGATTTCAGTACAAGGAAAGGTAGTTCGAATCGATAAGGAATCAGATGGAACTGAAATTGCGGGCGTTCAATTACAATTTCTCATCGCACAGAAAGAAGAAAAACAAATTTACGATTCGTTTTTACACCGAGTATTTGCCCCTCGTTACCCTGTTTCAAACCCAGTCCAATTTTTCAAATCAGAGGACAAAACATACAACGGTACCCTTCTCAATGTTTCCTTAGAAGGTTTGTACATCGAATCAGAAGTAGTGTTTTCTGCTTCCGAGTATTGCCGAGTGAAGATTCAAACCCGTTCAGGTGAAATTGCCGTAGGTGGTGTTGTTAGGTGGTCTAATCCCCAAGGGAAGTATGGAAAACCAAAAGGATTTGGGATCCAGATTGATTCCATCGAAAACAAAAACCTATTTCGAGTTTGGATTTGGAAACAAAGGTTTAAATTATTCCACGGTAGATAATGATTAATCGTTGGTATAGAGGGAATCAGCAAGGACCAAATCACCTGGACTTGTCACTTTGGTATTGTGAAAGTCAGTTTCCACAATCCCTACTCTTCGTTCCCCCATCCAAGTACATAAGTCTGTTGGGTGGTGTTTAGGATTTTCTGGCAACGGATCTACCAACAAATCTTTCAGCATAAAACCAGCCACTGCTTGAGGGGTTTTCACGGCATAGACTTCTTCTCTTTTTAATGGTTCCTGTGAATAGTTTTGGTGGAGTTTCACTCGCACTAAACTTTCTGTTACAGGACAAACTAATGATGCACCACCAAATATTTTAGTTTGTTCCACTAACTGATAAAGTTCGTTTTGTTTGAAATTGGGACGAGCCACATCATGGATAAAGAATATATCTTTTTCATCATATGAAATGGATTGAATTCCATTTAAAGTGGAAAGGTGCCTTGTTTCCCCTCCTTCCACAATGCAGTCGTTAGGTTCTAATAAATCCTCTAATTCTTTTTCAGTCTCCAAAACCCAATCGGGATGGGAAACAACAGTGATGGATTTTAAGAGACCAAACCTTTTGAATCGTTTTACCGAATGCCTAAGGAGTGATTCACCCCTTAGTTTCAAAAATTGTTTAGGAACATCAGATCCCATCCTACTTCCCGTACCTCCGGCAAGTAGGATCGCATATAAATTGTTCATTCCACCACTAAGATTTCGTTTCGGAAGATTTCCATCACCGGTTCTTTTTTACGGATGAGTTTTGGAGTTCCATCTTTTCGGATCAAAACTTCTTGTGTTTCTGGAAAACTATTGTAGTTCTTAGTGGACATACTGGAACAATACGCACCAATTGCTTCCATCACAACATAATCACCAATTTCAGCCTCTCCCATTAGTCTTGTGATTGGTTCCCCACCTTCTTTTTGAGTGAAAACATCGCCTGATTCACAACAATGCCCAACAACAACATATTCCTTGTTAGACTGTGGTGTTCCACCATCTTTTTTGACAGTGATGAGGGGATGGCGTGCACCATAAAGAGATGGTCGAGTATTTGAATCCATCCCAGTGTCCAATTTTAAAAACTGGAATCCATTTTTTCCTGTGTCTACTTTGTCATCCACAGTGGTTAGAAGTGCCCCACAAAGTGCAATGAGGTAAGTGCCTGGTTCAATTTCTAAAATGAGTTTTCTACCGTGTTTTACGGCAAATTCTTCAAATTGAATTTTGACAGGTGCACCTATCTTTTGTAAGTCGGTTGTTTTTTCATCTTCCATCCGCCCAACTTTGTAACCTCCACCAAGGCTCACAACAGTAACTGATGGGAAACTTTCTGCATATTCAAGTGTGTATTTGGCAACAGCCTTCCAAACTTCAGGGTCACTTCCCGATCCAATATGAGTATGGACCTTTTCGACAACGAGGTTGTATTTGTTTACGATCGCTTTGACTTCATCCAGTTTTTCATGCCAAATTCCGAAGGAAGAAGTAACCCCACCCACATCGGTTTTTTTGGTATGACCAGAACCAAGTCCTGGGTTAAAACGAATGGATACTGATTTTCCTGGGAAGGTTTGGCCAAAGAGTTCCAATTGGCGGAGAGAACAAGCATTGAACTTCACACCCTTCGCAATGAGTTCGGCAAATGCCTTTGGAAATTCTTGGGAAGTGAGCATGATGGATTCTGGAGAAAATCCAAAATGCAGGGCACGTACCACTTCATGTTCCGAGGAAGCATCGATGAGGATGCCTTTTTTTTTCATGATTTGTAAGATATTGGAATTGGGATTTGCCTTCATGGCATATCGGACTTGTAATCCGAAAGCATTCGGAAATGCCAATGTGTCATCGCATTTTTGTTCAATTTCTTTCTCAGAATAGACAAAGAGAGGGGTTCCAAATTCTTTTGCCAAAGCTCGCACTTGGTCTTCTTTCAAAAACTTTAGTTTTTCGATTGATGTCATAGGATTTAAGATAAACCTTTCAATAGGTTCCAATCCATAAAGTCAAAAAAGTAGAAAATGGCAGGAAAGATCACACATATTGAAGCACTCTCCCAAGTGAAAAAACACTTGGAACATGGCAATGCCACTCAAAGGAAAATTGCCAATTTACTCTCTAGGCCTGATGTGGCATCGTACGCCAACTTAGGTGCTGTTGCCCCCGATATCTTTTATTTCTATCATGTATTACAACCCAAACGTACAAAAAAAGCAGCATTCTTTGGAGACTTGGCCCACCACCACAATGTGGCAGAGTTAATCTTAAGTTTCCTCGACCAAGTGTATGATACCGAAATGGGATTGTACCGGGACAGATTCCTTGCTTTTACACTTGGTTACATCTGCCATTGTGTGGTGGATATCCAAACCCATCCTTATATCTTTTATATCTCAGGTGATTACTATAACAACGATAAGAAGATTTCGTACCAAGCACAAGTGAACCATATGAAAGTGGAATTTGGTTTGGATACCTTACTCATCAACCACCGTTGGGGGATGAGTGCAAGGGAATATGATTTTCCACAGTACATTGATATCCGCCACCGAACCGTTGGAATCAAAAACAAAATGGATCCAGTCCTTTGGAACTTTTGGTTGCAGTCTTTAAAAGAAACCTTTCCCAAAGAATTCCAAACTTCTTATATTGGATCTGAAAAAAAAATCATCCCAGGGGATATCTTAAACGAATCCTATCTTGGGTTTTACCGATTTACCTCTACATTGGATTCGAGAAGTGCTTTTATGCGAGGACTTGTGAGTGTAGTGGATGCACTTACTTTCCATAAATACAATGCCTCAGTTTTAATGTTACCAACACTTGAGGCGATCAATCCGAAGATCATGAACGACGAAAAAAGAGAATGGTTTTACCCAGCTGATCCGAATCGTAAGTTTAACGATTCGTTCATTGATTTACTGAACCAAGCAAGCCAAGCAAGTAAGGAAATTTTGACCCGCGCCTATGAATATAGTTTTTCACCTGAAAGCCGTTCTAAGATTCTGGACTCACTTGGTGGTTATAATTTAGATACTGGCCTTCGATACCACGGCATTGATCACATGAAGGAATTTTCCCCACTCGTTTAGTGGGAATTTGAAAAAGGAAATTGTATGAAACAAGAACCCGTTGGGCTCTTTGAAAAGTATTTTATCATTTGGTTTCGAATCGTAACAGAAAGGATTTGGACAGGAGACAAAAAAGTTAGGAATACCTTCCTTGCCATTTTGGGTTTTGGGGTTCTCAATGTTTTTTTACTCACAGGTTCCATTAAAGATTTTTTTCGTCTCGATGAAGCTGCTGTTTACGATATCCCATCCACCTTATACGGGCTAAATGATAAAGGGGAATATGAACCCATTGCCGAGTACTATAAATTCTCTCGTATCCCTGTCAAATTAGAAGAACTTAAACCAGAGTCTACAGATTATTCCGCGGATAACCGTCACAAAGTGATCCAATGTTTTTTATCCACTGAAGACAATTCGTTTTATTCCCACAACGGGATTGATCTGAAAGGGATTGCCAGGGCTTTTGTGGTAAATCTTATGGCGGGTCGAGTCAAAGAAGGTGCATCCACCATCACCCAACAAGTCGCAAGGCTTAAGTTTTTATCCATTGAACGTTCCATTGCAAGAAAAGCACGCGAAGCTTGGCTTGCCATTTTACTCGAACTCGTTTACCCAAAAGACAAAATTCTGGAAGTGTATTTAAACGAAATCCCACTCGGGCACGGAACCATTGGTGTTGGTGCTGCTTCCAGGTTTTACTTTCGTAAAGAAGTACAAGATGTCACTTGGGGAGAAGCGGCAATCCTTGCAAGCCTCACCACAAGACCCACTCAGTTTAGCCCGATTGTCAACCCAGTATCCAGTATGAACAAGGTGCGAGTTGTTTTTCGAAAACTAGTTGAGAACGGAAGGATGACTGTAGCGGATGCAGAAAAAGAATTTGCAAGCTTAGAAGAATATTATACAAACCTCAATCGATCCCCCAACGATTCTGCGTTTTCCGACAGACTCAATCGTTTTCCCTATGTCACAGAATACATCCGTAAAAACCTAATTCGTTCAATTGGTTCCAGTCGGTTGTACAATGGTGGACTCAAAATTTACTCCACAATCCAAATCCGCCACCAAGAAGAAGCAGAAAAAGCCCTTCTACCTGCACTCCAAAGGCAAACAATTGAATCCAACCAACGTGCCTTCCGTAACATTGATGCCTTTGATGATTTGTATGGAAGTGGGTATTCCTTAATTGCTGATTTATATGACTTACCTGAATTTAAATTTAAAATTTCGAAAATAGAACGTACATTTTCCTCTGCTTACCAAGAGGACATTCGTGATGAATTTTATGCCCTCAATTTACTGATAGGTGACGACTTTCTCGGGGATACCCTTGACAAAAATTACACATCACAAAGTACAAAGGACCATTTACTCCCAGTGGAAGGATCACTCATTGCCATTCGTCCGGAAACTGGTTACATCACAGCCCTTGTTGGTGGGTCAGGTTTTCGTTCTGATAACCAACAAATCCGTCCTTTCCAAGCCTTTCGCCAACCAGGTTCCGCCTTTAAACCAATCTTATACGCAGCAGCAATGGACTATTCAGGAAAAAACCCAGATCCTGAAAAAAATGTAACACCTGCTACACTCTTTGCAGATTCTCCCTTACAATACCTAATGGAAGATGGAGATGAGTGGGCTCCCGAAAATTACAGTAGTGAATACTCTGGATTTATTTTGTTACGAAAGGCATTGGAACAATCTAAAAACTCAGTTGCAGTGCGGGTATTAGAACAAGTGGGACTTTCCAATTTGATGGATAGCCTACGCGGATTATTACAATTACAAGGAAGGGACATCCCTTATAATTTTAGTGTTTCGCTTGGATCCTTTGAACTCACTCCCTATGAACTCACTCGTGCTTATGCGGCCCTTGCTTCCGGTGGCAAAACAGTCAATCCCATCTCCGTTTTATATGTAGAAGACAATGCAGGCAAAGTCATCAAAGACTTTCGTAAAGACTACGAAGATGTAGAACGAAAACAAATCATCTCCAAAGAAGCGGCCTTTCTCATCACTTCTATGATGAAAGATGTTGTGGAAGAAGGAACAGGACGTGGTGTCCTCTCTTATGGATTAAACCGAAAAGCCTACGGGAAAACAGGTACCACAAACAATTTTAGGGATGCTTGGTTTGTGGGTTACACCCCAGAACTTGTCACCTCGGTATGGTTTGGTTACGATGTGGGCACCATTTCCCTTGGTCGTGGGATGACAGGCGGAAAACTTTCTGCCCCTGTATGGGGACGGTTTATGGCTAGAGCCCTGGAAAAAGAACCAGCCAAAGAATTCCCTTGGCTCGCGGATGTCAAAATCACAAAACGAACCGTTTGCCGCATGTCTGGGAAACTCCCCGGTGGCCAATGCCATGACCTACTGGAAGAATACTTTATCCCCCAAACGGTTCCAAAAGACGTTTGTAACGACCATGGATCCGCATGGAATGTAGTGGAATCCAAACCACAACCCCAATCCACTCAAATTGCCGTGGAGAAGAAAAAACAAGACACCAAAGTGGAGAAAAAACCCACACAAGGCAAACCTCCGAAACGAAAAAACTCAGTCTTTAGCGGAGATGAGGAAATTGATTACTAAAAAGGCTTGTCAGATAGACCGAAAATTTTGATTCTCACAGAAGGGGAAAAGGAGCAGGAATGGCAATAGGTAAGGATTCCATCAACAGCGTTATCGGACCAGGGTCGATATTTGAAGGTAAATTTTATATCGCAGGTTCACTTAGAATCGATGGAAAATTCGAAGGTGATATCAAAACAGAAGACGCTCTCGTCATTGGAGAGACCGGAAAGGTAAAAACCAATATCAGCGCAAGAGAAGTCATTGTCTCCGGAACCCTCATTGGCAATATCAAAGCCGAAAACGAAGTCAAATTAGAAGGGACAGGACGTATGTTAGGTGACATCACTGCTCCTTATTTAGAACTTCAAAAAGGTGTCGTAGCAAAAGGAAACATCACTATCACAGGCGGACAGAAAAAAGACGTTCGTAAGATAGTAGAAGAATCTTTTGGCGGAATCAAATCTTTAGATTCAAAGGACTAACCTAAACTCCATTTAACACATGCTACTTCGTTCACCTGAAAAGTCTACGATCGGCAAGCATGTGTTACGTTGGGGAAACATAAACGTCATCCAAGTTTCCCCAGGTAAGTATTTTTATAACCTACAATCACAATCGAGCGTTTTACACGGGACAATCGATCTCAACCGCAAACGATATCGAATTTTACCCCTACTCGGTTTTTCATTTTTATTTGCTTTTTTACTCTCCATCATTGTCGACAAACAAACTTACGAAGAAAGTTTAATGGAAAAAGAATTCCTCAGTATGTCCACTGAGGTCGAAGAAAATGATACAAAAGACAAGGAAGCAAAACTAGCAGACGAAAAATACTTACAAGAAACCGAAGATAAAAAAATGGCGATCCTTCGGTCGGCAGAACTAGATAAACTCGCAGACAATAAAAATAAAAAACTAAAAGTCACTCAATACAAAGTCAAAAAGAATGAATCCTTATCGGACATTGCTCGAAGGTTTAAGGTTTCTGTTGAATCGATTGCAGGTAGTTCTGGAATCAATCCAGAAATTTCCCTCATCGCTGGCCAAATTTTAAACATTCCGAACAAACACGGCCTAATGTACAAACTTAAAAAAGGGGATACATTGGCAAAAGTAGCAGATTATTATAAAGTCAAAATTGATGACATTTATGCGGAAAACCAATTAGAAGATTATGATTTATTTAAGTCTGGACAAAAAGTATTTTTACCTGGTGCAGTGATCCCAGATACAGGTCCCGTTTGGAGGATTCCTGTTTCATCTAAAGTCATCACTTCTGGATGGGGAACACGTTCCTATCCACAATACAAATTCCATATGGCCCTTGACTTACGTGCTAATTATGAATCAGTGTATGCAGCAAGGAAAGGGAAAGTCACCTACTCAGGTTGGATGGGTGGATACGGAAATGCCATCATCTTATCTCATGACGACAATTACCAAACCTTATATGCTCATAATTCCAAACTTTATGTGAAAGAAGGGGATTATGTGAGTGCTGGAAAAATCATCTCTCGTTCGGGATGTACGGGGTATTGTTTTGGTCCTCATTTACACTTTGAAGTCATCAAAGACGGGAAAAATATCAATCCGACAAAACTCATCAAAGGATTTTCGTACAAATGAAACAATTCAAATCAAATCACTCCAAATCCTTTCCAAAACACAATATTCCCGGAATCACTTCCTTGGGTATACAAAAGAGTATGCCCACTTCCCTATTGATTTGTTTGGCACTTACATTATCTTTACTCATTTCCTGTGCACCAAAAATTGGAGAACAAATCAACAAACGATTGGTTGATCCCTTTGATGAAACTAAAAACATCAACGTTCATTTTGTTACAACAAGAAGGGAAATGGGAGCCAAAGATCGTTGTGATGGGAATAGTTTTGGTTTTATTACCGATATTAACCCACATTTTGGGATTTGTATCGTAAACGTTCCCGCAAAACACATCATTGGTGATATTTCCTTGGATAATGACCAAGACAAAAACAGTTTTTTCCAATTCAAAGGCCGAGTGAACACAGATGACAGAGAATTTTTATCCAAATTAAAATCATCTGCAAGTGAAGAAGTATTAGTTTTTGTTCATGGATTTAATGTCAATTTTGATGAGGCAGTGTTACGAGCTGGCCAAATTAAATATGACCTCAAATTCCCAGGGGAAGTGGTTGTGTATTCATGGCCGGCTGGAGCCGATGTTGGTTTACTGGGACAAGTGATGGTGAAATCAACCTATGATTTGAACTTTACAGAAGCAAAAATCAATCGTGAACCATTTGCAAATTTTCTAAATTCCATATCTTCCATTGGGAAAAAAATCCATTTAGTGGTTCATAGTATGGGTCACCAAGTTGTTTTACCTTCCCTTGCCTCCCTTTCTAAATCTGGTAAAAAACAATTTCTCTCTGAACTCATCCTCAATGCCCCCGACTTCGACAAAAACGAATTTGAACTCATCTTATCTGATTTGAGTAAAACCTCAGAAAGGATCACCTTGTACTGTTCTCCAGGTGACAATGCCTTGGTTGCCTCTCAAAAAGTAAATGGTGCTCCAAGGGCTGGAATGTGTTTTAAGTATTCTGGGGTTGATGTGATCAATGTGAACGAAGTGGATGACCCAGTGCTCGGTGTGGGCGGACTAGGCCATGGATATTATTCATCAAGGCCAATCCTTACAGACATATACCAAGTGTTACTCGGTGTATCTGTTGAAAAACGCCTCTTTATCCGAAAATCAGGACCCAAAAATGGGGAGAACTTTGTTTTACGCAAGTAGATTAGAGTCGTTTCCTATTTAAGGAACCACAACCTCTTCTCCTGATTGGATTGCACGATTTCGCATTTGGTTCGGTTGGATCTCTAGAGATTCCTCACTGGTTTCTCCTTCTCCTTGTTTCAAAATGGAGAGTTTCATTTTGATTTTTTTTCCCAACGAAAGTTGGTCTTTTGTGAGTTGCACCAAACGATCCCCTCCTGAAATTTTTGGATGTGTAGGAGTTGGTAATACAGCAAATACCAAATGCCTCGCATAGGTAACACCTGGTTTTGATTTTGGAGGAGAAAGAGGTTCCATCGGAATCCATCCGTAACCATCTATCCATACCTCTACATATTTATGATTAAAACTCATTTCATCAGAAGTTTCAGTTGGTAAATAATTCCATACCAATCTAGCAGGAATTCCTTTTCCACGTAACAATGACATGGTGACATAGGAATGTTCCGTACAACCTCCATTGTTTTTTTGGATCACATTTGGGGCTGATTCAAACTTGCCTGATTTATAAGGGATTGAGGAAACATATTGGGATGTCTCCATCAGTAGTTCTTTGATTGAAGTCTTATCTTGGAACAATTCTTTTCGTTTTGTGACAACAATCGGATCCTCAAGTTTGACAAACCAATCATCTCGGAGTTCGTTTGGATGTTTGGATTCATTTTCCTCTCGATTGACAATTAACCCTGGATCGAGTTTCCAATGGATTTTATAACGAGTGAGTTTTCCTCGATACACAGAAATGACTTTTGATTCTCCTTCTTTCATCGGAGGGACTTTCACAGTGAGAGTACGATTACCAAAATCATCCAAACTGAATGTGCTAGGAGAATAAAACGATTCTTCTCTTAGCTCCTGGGAATAAGTATCTTTTTTGGGAAGGATCACATGGAAATTGGATTCAGGGATGTCTGACATTGATGTTAAATCCAATTGGTATTCGAGATTCGATTTGATGGGTGAAAACCTAACTGCCTTTTCGTCGGAACGCATAAAAAGTCCATCCCCAATGGGAAAAAAATGTTCATCAAAGAAAAACCATTCCCCATAAATTTTAGTAATTGGATCAAAAATTAAAAACCGATCAGATCCAAGGGAAACCATTTTAAAAAGAGCTCTATGGTTAGTTGGGAATTTCCATTCTTTTGATGTTGTTCCTTCCTCCAAAGAAAACACCTGAATTGTATTCCCCGCAAAAGAAGAAACCAAGAGGATTTCGGAATCACTGTGTTTGATGATCCTTTGAACTGATTTCATGGGAAGCGGAAGCTCCGAAATTTTTTCAAAAGAATTTACATCCAAAACTTCTAATTGGTCCTTATCCAAACGAAACATTTTATCTTTCACACAAACAAAATCCTTCCACCCATTGGATTTACTTGTTAGATTGTATTCTTTTTGGATCACAAAAGAATCTAACGATACAGCATATAACATTTGTTTGGTCTGAACATAAACACTGCCACTACACAAAGCCCAACCAAGAACCCTTCCCTTATCCCAGGAGATGGGGGTTATTTTTTTTGTTGGTAAATCGTATTGGTAAAGATGGAATTCTTTGTCTTTATTTTTGGTTTGGAAATAAAGTTGAGATTTTACCTGTAATAAGGACTCAAACAATTCGACAGACTCTGCATCAGGAAAACTGAAATTAGGATCATATT contains:
- a CDS encoding transglutaminase-like domain-containing protein; translation: MKHWILGFLIVFTSGSLLAMERGEVPFEWKQIGAKYEYDPNFSFPDAESVELFESLLQVKSQLYFQTKNKDKEFHLYQYDLPTKKITPISWDKGRVLGWALCSGSVYVQTKQMLYAVSLDSFVIQKEYNLTSKSNGWKDFVCVKDKMFRLDKDQLEVLDVNSFEKISELPLPMKSVQRIIKHSDSEILLVSSFAGNTIQVFSLEEGTTSKEWKFPTNHRALFKMVSLGSDRFLIFDPITKIYGEWFFFDEHFFPIGDGLFMRSDEKAVRFSPIKSNLEYQLDLTSMSDIPESNFHVILPKKDTYSQELREESFYSPSTFSLDDFGNRTLTVKVPPMKEGESKVISVYRGKLTRYKIHWKLDPGLIVNREENESKHPNELRDDWFVKLEDPIVVTKRKELFQDKTSIKELLMETSQYVSSIPYKSGKFESAPNVIQKNNGGCTEHSYVTMSLLRGKGIPARLVWNYLPTETSDEMSFNHKYVEVWIDGYGWIPMEPLSPPKSKPGVTYARHLVFAVLPTPTHPKISGGDRLVQLTKDQLSLGKKIKMKLSILKQGEGETSEESLEIQPNQMRNRAIQSGEEVVVP